A stretch of DNA from Kazachstania africana CBS 2517 chromosome 3, complete genome:
TTAATCTTTTGAAGAGTTAATtaatacatatatattgGATAATTTCCATCTCCGTCAACAATTTAGTTTTTGAAACCTAAGGACACAATTGCTTCGGAGATTTGATTACGTAACTGGAAACTACAACGAAGGTCGGATTTTATTAAACTCAAAAAGTGAGATAAAGCATTCAAGTTCCCATTCCAATAAACCTGAACTATGTAATTGACGATACAAGATAGGTTGTTATCTCTTATAGCGATAGGAAAATTTGGAGATTCAACTGCTTGTGAGATGTGCTTCTTCAGCGTATTCATAATTGAGTTCCTACTCgcatttatatatttttgtttttcagTACTATAAGATTCAACATGAGATGCGAGATGTTCATTCTTGGTGTATTTCATTGTGACATTTTGTTCAGTATGTGTGGAATAGGCTCCTGGAGGTTGCCAAACTACCCCACACTCATTAAAGGCGGCTATATTGGAAGACTTTTCCACGAAATTTATTGGCATCTGACTAGTGACTTTTGTTATGCAACCGCCAATCAACTTCCCATCAAGgtatttaaataatttttcagtatctttatattttttgcaTTTGATAAAACCTGAATATGTCATGGAAGTGGGATCGTAAGTGGTAATCTCTATTGTATCAAATTTTACGCCCTCTTGCATACATATCTGTTTTAGAAATTTGCTATCACATATAACACAAAGGTTTGAGAGGtataatatatttgatttttttattttgttcagATTTATGGGCACAAATTCCAATATCTTGCCTTTGAACTCAATGCCTTTCAATTGTCTAGAGTTACTATCTAGCACATGCAAATTCTTGAAAGTAACATAAGCGAGTGTTTCTCCTTTGCtttctttattcaaaagatgCAAAGAAGCTAAAACTCcaattttatcaagaaattgctCCACTTGGAATTTTGCCACATTGAATGGCAAATTTTTAACAAggaatttcttttctgaCAGTTCATCAAAAGCTTCAGGTTTTTGATAAGTATCACTTTCCTCTACTTCATTCTTTAATAACTTTAACCTATTATTTCGTTCctctttatcaaaatgCAGACCACagtaaatattatttcctaagaaggaagaattattgaacTTCTTTATTACTTCATTTGCAGTCACCTCACaagcaaaataaataaaaccaatttttttacttctTTCTATTTTACACGATAATATCTTACCATACTTTCTAAAGGAATCATAAAAATATCTGGTCGTTAACATATTATTCTCTGTAGGTAAGTTACGGAAGTAAACGTTTGTTCCAACTTTTTTCCTATAATCTGGATCCCTCATCGATGGCATTATTCggatttcattattaagAACTTTGGAATAGTTCATTTCCTCGCATGCCTTCTCAGCATCCTCTTTGCTCCCAAAATTTAGGTAACCATGACCTAAAGATAGGTTGGTGGATGAGTTATAACATACCTTTGCCGAGATAAAGGAGGGATATACAGAAAATATGGTTTCTAACTGCTTTTCCGTAACATCCTTATCAAGATTACCAATAAACAGAGCTTCTAGCGTATTGCTTTTAAAGAGAGTTCTTGGCAGAGTTCTATGAGTAGAAATCTCTACATGTTTATTTAGCCCAACAATGTTTGAATGACCAGATGTTGAGGTGGAggttgaagatgaaaatgtttTTGTTGAAGCTGTACTAGATTTAATAGAGGCAACTTTAGCCGCTCCGACAACTATTTTGGAATCTACCTTCAAATTTGTATCCAATTTCGGTAAATAGTCATACATACTACAATTTTCATCACCTAGTATGTCTGTCATTTTTCTCTACTCAAGTCTAGCACCGACGTACATGAATTAATAGATGTAGTTATCAGAAATGACTTCATTGttatttacattttttGACAGAGGAAGTCTTAATCTATTAGCTGACATTTGACACAAAGTTATTCTCGAGGCATCCTATAGATTTTTATATCTGCAATAACTGTGTCGCGACATATGCACCCAGACACGACAAGTATTCAGATTTTAGTATTTCACTATGAGAGTCAATGTAGTAGTAGCCTATTCAAAATGGTGTCAACTATTCGCTCCATATTTATGCTTCCTATGGATGTATTTGTATGTACTTTTTAGAGCGTAAGAATTTTACTTCCATGAGGAGACGCagaattttgagaaatcACAAAAGCTATTGAAACGAACTATCAATTAGAAATGAACATCTTCGGTGCCATTCAACATACGTTTATGAATGACTATATAGAATCCTTTTTGGCAACAATAACTCAGAAAcataattatttgaatatgcGAGATGACTTGCTAAGGGTTTAGCAAAGCAAAAATGTTTTACTTCTATATGCATTTAGACCATGCTCGTCTACTATTTATCTGACCATAAATAGGCAAAACTTCATATAGAATATCGGGGCTAATTGCGACACACTATCATAAGAACGTAGATCTCGTACGTAGTGGAAACATACCTTCACAGATGTCGTATCATAATTTGTACTCTCCCAGTGAGTTCGCAAAGCTAAAACGAGAGACAgtttatattattaaaaagGACAGACAACAACggcatatatataattcatcaaCCACGcaaagaatatataaaaaatatagtATCCTCTAATGGGTCAATTATTTTGTATCAAAGATGTTCATACGGTTataaatatcttttttataatcttcatattgaaaacttgGTCTCCTTTCATGAAATATTGGTCTTTGATCATTGTTTCCTAAAATGTTTCTgccatcatcatcttccGATAATTGCATAGTTCTTGGAAGATCAGTATCACCACTCGGATTTCTAAAACTGTAGTGTTGTAAATAATCACCCATATCAGCATTTttatgattttgatgaaattttaagtTAGTTTCCTTATTTTGGATATCGTGCCTTGTATCTTGCAAGCTCATACTCGACTTTCTTCTTAGATGACTTGGTTTAGTGGCAATATCattattgtatttttctGCATTAGAATTAGTCCTTTTTTGCTTTGAATTTAATGCATCTATATAGTTTGTTGAACGACGTCTCTGGAAATTGAAGGGTTGATGCTTTTGAGTATCAGTAGATACTGGTACTCGATTATCGTACTCTGAAATTGTGGGAGTTTCCTTTGGTCTTGGAGGTTCtgtcaaatttataaaatcaGTCGAGGCTATGCCTTCATCAGAAGCTGTTGGTTGACGTTTGCTATCACCACTGTTATTCCTGTACGACATATTATATCTTTTCTATGTAGTAAAATTCGAAACGTAAGCACAATACGTGATTACAGTagaaataaatcaaaataagaGTAAATAAATGACAATAATTGTAGAAAAATTGCTACCAGCCACGAGTCCCTCTTTTCTatgtatatttatatattcctTGCTGCATTTCAAGTTTTTAGATCCCTTGTTTAAATTAAGCATGATGAAGTGTGACAATCCCGAAATTTAATCATTTAGCGAAGCAATTTTATGAAGGCCGTGACATGGGCCCATTAAAATTAGCAATTTTCACTGGAACATGCAATCAAGAACGACTATGTAGTGTTGGGATTTTACAGCTGTATACAACGTGCTACTGAACTACCTTTAATGCGAATTCGCATAGCATAATAGCCCATTTATAGATTTCATCTTGGTCGAGAtgttcaaaatcatcacTAATTGTGTGCCACGTCTTTGGGAACGGATACGGTATCAAATGCAATATAGGGACACCTCGCTCGTAGAATGGGACATGGTCATCACCAATAAGTGATTTGTTAATTATCTCATAGATTCTGTAGCTAGGATCTAGTTCTTTGTTTGATGAAATCCCACCGTTCCGATAAGATGTCAATGATCTGTAAACCTTTTCATCCAGGtattcatcttcaatcTTGCTTAGTAGTTCATACTCCCTATGAGTCTCTTTGAAATAACTTTTCAttgtcaaattttgttcACTTCCAATAAGATCTAATAGTACGAGCAATTCAATTTGTGAGATCGAATCACTTTCCCATTTGGAAGCTAAATGCCTGGCTCCATAGATCGAATCATCATCGGTCCATTCTTCGAATGCTTCCTCACCATCaaagaatataattttgattccGTAGCCTTTGTCAAACAACTGATGCTCCAAATTAGtcaaatcttcttcataaataaaatcaataaattgagCTAAATACAATAGTATTGCACAAGATGCTGCACTATCTGCAGCACCAGTAAAACCAGTAAGTTTCATTATTGTATCATAGTGTGCTGCGTACACGACATACCTATCATTATGATTTTCATTTAGGGTGAATATCaaattggtaaaattaTACCCATTTTCAGTGAAAGAATCCCTTTCTAATTCCCAATTGTTCGTCAAATTACCAAAATGCTCGATAATAAAGTTCTGTATTGACCTTGATTCTTCACTTCCTACCACTCTGGTCGTGTTGAAAGGCAATAACAAGTTGTATGGATTTGATGCATTGGTCAATGACAACTGATTTGACAGAGTAGCATTGTAATATGATAATCGTAGATCTCTGTCATCGTAGCACGTAGCCCTTTGAAATACAACAAGCAGAGCAAAATATAGGTACAACTGGATATTCATAATGCCCATTTTCGCTACGGATTACTACCTTTGTTCAAACTGTCATACCTGCTGCTAAAGCTTGAAAAAACTCGTGATAAATACTGCTTTGTATATGAAGCAAAACAAACGAAATCATCCAAGGGCACGGCAAACACTAAGAACTACTTGAAGTAGAAGCCATATATACAGTATTAGATGGAAAATACGAACTACTAGGCTTCAATCCACTATTGAGGTGTATCTTACTACGCTCGTAATGCCTGTGAAGAAAGCCGGGTATTAGACTCTTATTTCATGtaaatgtatatatatttttattcgTGTTTGTTATATAAGGGCATTAGGGCAAAAACACGTAAAGGTGCCAAAAGACAACGATAAGTATTCTGGACCACGTTATAGCACTTCATGAGTGTAGATAATGAggatttacaaaatataatacaCGATAAGAATGATGAATCGAAATCCCTAGCGGAGACGATAACAAACAACAACAGATCTATGTCTGACAAACCTGACTTTCTGTCGAAACCTGTGTTGATGACGAAAACTACAACTGAGGTTGATAAAAATCCAGTCCATAGTGACATTTCTATACCGATAAATATCAAACCTGATAGTGATGCTGATAACAAGAATGATATAGCCAATAGCATTGACATTCAAGATAATATATCTTCACCGCTACTTGAAACTACAGAACCATCCCAGGATCTTCGACTTTTGCATTCGGAACTAGCCGTAAGTTCTCCAATTCTCGAATCTGCCTCTGTGACACCAGTAgcaatacaaaaaaatgcaaGTAGCTCCATGCTGGAAAggaataatgataatacaCGACAACTCTCGAGACACAATACAAAATCCTTGAAGTTTTCAGTGGCAAATGATTcacttttgaaaaggacTAGTACATATGCATCTAGATCGACTGTTAGAGCAATTCCAataaataacaataattcAAGTCACAATATTTTAGACTATGAAGATGTCAATTCGTCTCATAGTAGATCATCATCAATGACAGCATCCTTTTCAAGAAACTTTTTATTTGGATTTTATAACGATAACAAAAAGTATAAACAAagagataaaaaaaatatcatttctAAGGAATACTGGATGAAAGATGAAACTGCAAGAGAATGCTTCAACTGCGGTAAAACATTTAATACGTTTAGAAGAAAACATCATTGCAGAATATGTGGACAAATTTTCTGTAATTCGTGTACGTCACTCATTTCCGGAGATAGATTTGGCTATGAAAGCAAAATGAGAGTATGTTATAACTGTTATGAGCATGTTTGTAACTATGAAGATTCTAgtgatgaggaagaagaagaagaagaagaaggcgGTGGAGAAGTTGAGGATGCAAAATCGTGTTCCACTATTGCTAATGACAAAAGGTCTAGTGGCACTGATGACTTGGGGCGCAAAATAAGAGATACTGAGGGTACCACTAGTGCTATATGGCAAAATACTCCTACGAATCACGAAAGCATACCTTCAGAAGATTCAGACTCTCAGTCCAGGCCAAAAAATGAAgtccttttcttcaagaatGATGATGTGCAAAGCATCATGACCTCCGGCGAGGATTCCAAATTATTCGTATCAACACCACCACCTCCTCCAAAAATGGCAATACCCGCTACTAAACAGGGTGAATcacttgaaatttcattcagCTCCAATAGTACACTCAAAAAAGACCTGAACCCAAGTCATACTAACGGAAAAACTCGAGATAGTTACACATTAAAAGATTTCGACATATATTCTCCTTATAGTGAACACACAGGGTCACCGCAAAGTCACAAACACTCTCATTATAGTGACCCATATCAACAATCTATCaaacatcatcatcatagTAAGAATCAGAATCACAAGACAAGCGTAAACTCATTAAGAAAGtcaatatttcattatGTTTCTAATGGGAAGTCACAAATTCCGCACgacaaaaataatttccTTTCATTATCACCAAATAGCCAGGCAAATAATATCCTGAGCAATTtaaataacaaaaatttccaatttcAGTTtaattttggtaaaaacAAAGATATTACTAGTTATACTGCCCCAGGTTCCGAATCTTTAGATGATTCATTAGAGGATGGCACATTTGAAGACGAAGGTACCATGTCACTTTACTCGTCCTTACATGACCCTTTGAAGACCGATAATCCTATCAGATCTACAAGAAATTCAACGAAGTCTTTCCAAAGAGCTCAAGCATCTTTGCATAGAATCCAGAGTCGACGTCGCAGTAAAAGCAAATCCACTTTAGGGACATCTAGCACGATATATAGGGGTATTAATGCTCTTACTCACAGTTCACCAAATTTACTTTCGGTAGTGAGTGATGATACTTCATCTGGGTCAAATACTCCAGACTTAGGCGCCTCAACAAACTCTAATACCAATGCACTTGTAAATTCTAAAAGTGTTTCTTCGACAATGAAACCAAATCTAGGTAAATTGAATCAATGGAGAAGATTAACGAGTATATCTGGAACAAAGTCATATAAAGAGGATAGAAATGAGTTGAATGAAGTAGCAATGCTACACATGAATGAACTACTTCGCCAAGTTCTGGATGATCAAGCTGTTGAAGAAGCAGAAGAATGGATGGCCCTATTCAACAACCAGTTGCTGAAAAAAGTTCAGCACATTACTTTAAACGCGAGAGATTCTAACACACTAGATTATAGACAAAAATATGTAAAAATTAAGAGGATATGTGGTGGTACTGTGCAGCAGTCCgaatttattgatggaATAGTATTTTCCAAAGGTGTTCCTGGAAAAGATGTACCAAGACGTGTAGAAAATCCAAGAATATTACTAGTTATGTTTCCATTggaatatcaaaaaaacGAGAATCACTTCTTGAGTATCGAATCTGTTCGCGCTCAAGAACGTGAATATATAGATAAATTGATATCCAGAGTTACGTCCATAAACCCCGATATTATATATGTGGGCGCAAACGTAAGTGGATACGCTCTACAGCTATTAAACAAAGCAGGCATTGTCGTTCAATTTAACCTCAAACCCCAGgtaattgaaagaattgcaAGATTAACGGAAGCTGATATTGCAATAACCGTCGATAAATTAGCATCAAACGTGAAAATGGGTGAGTGTGAACTTTTCGAAGTCAAAACATTCATCTATGGAAATATTAGTAAAACATACACTTTTTTGCGTGGCTGCAATTCGACCCTAGGATGCACTATTTTATTAAGAGGAGGATCTCCTGAAACtttaaaaaagataaaacaTCTTGCAGAATTTATGGTGTATGTCGTTTTTTCCCTGAAATTAGAAAgctctttcttcaatgataACTTTATTAAACTTTCTCCTGAATTTTACATGGAGTCAAAGGAAAGAAAGgaaaatcaagaattttCAGGCtatttttcagattttctACAGAAATTTAACAAAAGGATTTTGACGACTTCTGCTACAGTAGAATTTCCAATTCCATtcttattgaagaaagcaCGAGAACTAGAGGGCGTTATCTGGCACAAAAAGcaacaaaatgaaatcTCGAATAATTCGGATATCGCGTTGGATACACCAGAAATCCAACAACTGGGGATAGATTCAACATTAACCTTCAGagatattaaatatatagCTAAATTCGTTCGGCAGAAGGAGCTAGAAGATTTAGAACTCCAATTTAACAGGAGAGGCAGACAATGGGAGTTGTATTATTCGTCATCGCATAACATGTTGGGTACAGGATCACATCAATCGATCACTGTTCTCTACTCCATGGTGTCAACACAGACTGCTACGCCCTGTATTGGACCCCAATTAGTAACTATTGACTACTTTTGGGATAGTGACATCTCCATTGGGCAGTTTATTGAGAATATCATAAATACAGCAAGATACCCATGCCAGCAAGGGTGTGGTGGGCTTTTACATGACCACTATAGAAGTTACGTCCATGGTTCAGGAAAAGTGGATGTactaattgaaaaattgcaGACAAAACTACCAAAACTAAAGAATATCATCCTCACTTGGAGTTACTGTAAAAAATGTGGTACATCTACTCCAATTCTGCAAATAAGTGAAAGAACGTGGAACTATTCCTTTGGTAAATATCTAGAAGTCATGTTCTGGAGTAAAGAAGGTGGCGTTTCCAATATTGGAAACTGTATCCATGACTTTACAAAAGACcatgtgaaatattttggcTACAATGAATTAGTAGTGAGGATGGAATATTCTCACCTCGATGTATATGATCTGATTACCCCATTGCCtaaaataaaatggaaACCTGATCttgatataaaaatgaaagtgGAACTATATTATCAGATTTTGGATAAAATTAACAGTTTTTATGATAGTGTCACGTCAAGATTAAACCGAATGAAACTTGATGGTATGGCAGATGATAGACTTGTCGCTGGCCAATTGAAGGTGGAAGAGTTGAAACAAAAAGTGAGcgaagaaagaaaattgctACTCGACGATCTAGATGCCAGATACTATGGCTACGGCGGAGATAAGCATTTACAGttaaacaatttgataagAAACTTATACAACTTTGCAATCAATTGGGATAATGAGTTTAACCAATTTgggaaaaattttttgttatcAGAAAATGACATATCAAGAATTACTACGAACCAACTTCGAAAGTTCTTCAAAGATCCATCGAAGGATGAAAATCTGGAAGAGAAGTACATTTCAGGAGATGACAAAACTACCACAAGGATTAAGACTGAAGCAAGTTGTAGTGGGGATGCATCTAAAAGCGTGCCTTTATCTGATATTGAATCAAGTCGAGCCTCAAAAGAGCAACCTAAAGGGggaatgaaaaattcagtaATTCCTAATAGAAATGAGGAAACGAGTATTAAACCACCTAAAGATAATTTACCCAACAACattatatcaaatattagaCCTGAAGCTACAAAAGCTATTTCAAGCCATAGTCTCGATAGAGTTTCGCTCCAAAAGGATCTCGATAGATTTAGCATGAAAAGTTCTGCCAGTTCACCCTCGATAAAAGAGCGTAATAGAAAAAACAAAGTTTCTGAACTggcattattttttgatcaaattcACTTTGACGCCCTCTCTAAAGAATTTGAGTTAGAAAGAGAATTAGAGCGTTTACAactgaataaaaataaataccAAGCATTCAAATCCCAGACAGCTACTCCTATTGTAGAAATATACAAAAATGTCAAAGATGCCGTAGATGAACCGCTACATGAAGTACAGGAGAACGGAGAAAGTAAAGGGGAAAGTACCATCGACATAACCTCTCCCACAGGAGAGCAATCCACAAACTTAAGTCTAAATAGAAATCTAGAGAACGAACTCGAGAATTCTATAACACAATGGGGTAAAGATTATTTCCAAAGAACGAGAGAGCACTCATCGGATGAGAAAGACTCCACCATCACGTCAGCTAAACAAGAGGGTATACCAAGTGAGCCATTGCCTCCTGTAATTACCGTGGAAAACGTGAACAAAGAATCAAGTGAACCTCCTGAAAAGtcattattgatgaaaactTTAGCCAATTTTTGGGCCGACAGATCCCCATACTTGTGGAAACCGCTTGCATATCCCACCACATCAACAGAACATGTTTTTTCTGGCAATGAAGTTATTATTAGGGATGATGAACCTAGTTCGTTGATAGCGTTTTGTTTAAATTCTTCAGATTACAAAAGTAGAATGTTTAAGATTGAGGCGAAAACGCAGGTACAGCCAGATATTACCGAAAATGGGCAACAGTCGCCTCTATTAGAACAACATTCTCTCGAAAACGCAGTTCAGCCGTTAGAACAGTCCAATAATGAATTGCTAAAGGATAATGCAAATATTTTATCCTCGAAGGAGAGCCTATCACATGCTCATGAATCCAGTAAAAATGATCCGGAGATGCTTGAGAATATTATGACCAAGAAAACGGCATTACATTTAAGAtatcaatttgaagataGGCTGACGGTCATGTCCTGTAAAGTGTTTTTTTCGGAGCACTTTGAAGCTTTCAGAAGAATATGTGGATGCGATGAGAGCTTCATTCAAAGTTTATCGAGATGTGTTAAATGGGATTCCAGCGGGGGAAAGAGTGGAAGTGGATTTTTGAAGACATTAGATGATAGATTTGTAATTAAGGAGCTTTCACATTCGGAACTTGACgctttcatcaaatttgcCCCAAGCTATTTTGAGTATATGGCCCAAGCAATGTTTCATGACTTACCTACCGCACTTGCAAAGGTATTTggattttatcaaattcaagtGAGAGGCCCTATTACAGGCTCTAAAAGCTACAAGATGGATGTTATCATTATGGAAAATCTTTTTTATAACAGAAAAACAAccagaatatttgatttgaaaggTTCTATGCGCAATAGACATGTTGAGCAAACTGGTAAAGCTAATGAAGTGTTGCTTGATGAAAACATGgttgaatatatttatgAGTCTCCCATACACGTCAAAGAATACGATAAGAAGCTTCTTAGGGCCTCTTTATGGAATGATACACTTTTCCTAGCTAAAATGAATGTTATGGATTATTCTTTAGTTATTGGTATTGACAATGAAGATTATAAGCTTACTGTGggaattattgattttattagaaCTTTTACTTGGgataaaaaattggaaagcTGGGTGAAAGAGAAAGGTCTTGTTGGAGGAGGAAGAAATATTGTTAAACAGCCAACAGTTGTAACACCAAGGCAATACAAAAATAGATTCAGAGAGGCAATGgaaagatatattttgatggTTCCTGATCCTTGGTACCAGGAAAGTAACTGACTTATCTTAACCGATAAGCCACCAATAAATAAGTTTTTCAGAGCATTACATACTACTAAACCCCTCTATTTACAGATAAATAACGTGTTCCCAAGAATTATTCGGTATTACGCCCTATTGACACTATTCATTCACTTTTATTATTTAGATATATCTCAAGCTGAGCTTTATTAGTGCTCAGTTCTTGTAAATTTTGGGTGAGATGATTGTAAAAAGTCTAATGATGACAAGTAGTTGATAACTAGCAGACAAGTCAATATATCAGCTTGGCAGTGGTTCTCTGTTTATGTTTAAGGACATTGTAATCTTAATACCTGTAAAAAGAAGTCGattttcattcaagaaatgaCGCCTGCTATACAATTTTCAGACAAGGTGCATAGGTACTTTGAGGTGCTTATCAAACGCCATCGGTGCTATGAAAATGAGTATATAGtaaaaagaataataagGTTTAGTATGAAAAACAttaagattgaaaaatggctGTGATagaagatttttgaaatgaagTTGGACTGTTGATATGTCCAATCTCCAAAATTATCTATAGTTAGCCTTTCCAGGGTTATACCGCTATCCTTCTCGTAAACTGTTTCTACTTGAACATCCTTAACTTGCTTGTATAATTGGAGTTTATAACTGAGAGTCATCTTGGCACCTTTTTGCCATTATTAAAGGCTGCTTACTGTAAAAATCCCAATGCGCATACTGAAAAGGAAACCGAGGGCCGTGACGATGGACAACCTATCTGATCCTAATACAATTCAAGAGGTAAATCGTGCATGCAAAGTAATCTTTTACTGAGAAGCCCAGCATTCTGTCTATGGTATCATCATCACACTTGGAAGTAATCAATTGTATTGATTTCAATCAGACAGGTTCCTGTATTTCGATTGGAACATCTAAGGGCTATGCAATAGTCGGTAGTGAACCATATAGAAAGTTATGCTCTGATCAAGTGGGGGATCTTTCCATAGTAGAAATGTTGTACTCCACTTCCATCCTCATAACTGTAGGTGCAGGTGGTGATTATTCATCATCTCCAAGAATATTACAGGTACTTAATCTGAACACGAAATCAAGTATATGCGAACTGAGCTATCCAAGTACAATATTATCTGTGCGTCTCAACAACGAACGGCTTGTAGTGGCTTTAAAAAGTagtttttatatttatgaTGTTACTAACATGAAGCTATTGTATAAAATTAGTAAGATTTATAATCCCAAAGGTCTCTTATCTATCAATTCCTCTACAAAGGGCCAGTTTTTAGCATATCCATCCCATTCATTAAAAAGTAACAGTAGGAACCCTGTCATCGAGTCCCTAAATGATAAAGCTGTTTCAGAGGCCATTAAACTGAGAGCTGTAAACTCCGAAAACTTTCAGATGGCAGGGAACGGAGACGTtgttatatttgatttgcTTAAGTTACAACCTATAATTGTTATAGAAGCGCACAAAAGGCCTATTTCAGCAATTCTACTGAGTTCAGATGGTAAGTTACTTGCCACTGCGTCTGAATTGGGAACGCTTATTCGAATATTTGACACTACAAATGGCCAAAGATTATATCAATTTAGGAGGGGCACATATCCAAGTAGAATAGCATCTATGTGTTTCAACGAggattctaaatttttagCAGTTTTAAGTGTAAGAAATACTGTGCACGTATTCCATTTGACAAACTATACTACGAGTTCACCTTTTTCTGAACCACAGAAAAGCTctgaagaacaagaaaaagatgtaAATACACTACGAATGAATTTCGAATCTCAATATGACGATTCACAAGAAAGAAGCAAGTACGGTTCATCCATTAACGTTATTCCGGTGGGCTTAGTATCCCCTGTTGAACCTGGCTCTGCCaacgataataataataaaaataataataataataattataataataataataataatagtaatag
This window harbors:
- the ATG18 gene encoding phosphoinositide binding protein ATG18 (similar to Saccharomyces cerevisiae ATG18 (YFR021W); ancestral locus Anc_1.359); this translates as MVSSSHLEVINCIDFNQTGSCISIGTSKGYAIVGSEPYRKLCSDQVGDLSIVEMLYSTSILITVGAGGDYSSSPRILQVLNLNTKSSICELSYPSTILSVRLNNERLVVALKSSFYIYDVTNMKLLYKISKIYNPKGLLSINSSTKGQFLAYPSHSLKSNSRNPVIESLNDKAVSEAIKLRAVNSENFQMAGNGDVVIFDLLKLQPIIVIEAHKRPISAILLSSDGKLLATASELGTLIRIFDTTNGQRLYQFRRGTYPSRIASMCFNEDSKFLAVLSVRNTVHVFHLTNYTTSSPFSEPQKSSEEQEKDVNTLRMNFESQYDDSQERSKYGSSINVIPVGLVSPVEPGSANDNNNKNNNNNNYNNNNNNSNSNSNSNSNSNSNSNSNTNNNDNDDDDDDDDDDDDFEHDFVILDDNDKMRMYNYQKETLASAFKASSKKLSREAGKQISNLFSGSQNSKNFAESSEKAKRHFAFCKLPRDIKYLNQASIFIDREVEISEEEYADLVPDTNYSAQTVNNAVKMMPLRVVSADGYLYKYLFDPVEGGECKLLSQFFLMDK